Part of the Puntigrus tetrazona isolate hp1 unplaced genomic scaffold, ASM1883169v1 S000000703, whole genome shotgun sequence genome, aaggggtcataaaTTAAGAGCAGCAACGCATCCTATAAGTTTCAGAACTAAAAACGTTCCTCATTAGGCCAAAGacagcttttattaaaaacaaatttccGCTGCAAAGTTTGCACAGAAGCGCTTCTGAAGTAGCATATTTGCACAGAGAGTCTAATGCTGCTCAGAGGTGGCATAAATGGATTTACATAGcaattataatagtatattgCTGTTGCTTTTATGCAGCATTGTGTTTTGACACAGAATTTTAAGCAGGCACAGAGTAGCCTTAACTCAGCTGTCCAAAGCCTCAAACTGTCAAAAACGgtgtgtttaataatttaatatttggccCTGATGTCATACGAAAGACCACCTCTGCAGCTCTACATTGTTGCCTCTTTATACGCAGTGAGGATTGTGACATTAAACACATGCGGATggactgtatttttaattaagcgGAAAGtttgtttacttcattttactgcagattcatttttaaacatgcagGTTTTTCAGAGAGACTAAAATCAAAAACCGATGCAGtgctaaccttttttttatgtcgtatgttttgttttgttttttttatgagaaataATATCATTATCGCTCTGTCCGTTACAAAACGTTTGATATGTACTATTTATACGTCTTTAACCAAAACGATCCATGTTGTTTTTCAAAGCATATCACAGCAAaatccttttattattttaatgtgcaatACTGTTACCCAGTCAAAGCAatacaatattaacaaacaattaTAGGACTCAATATTCTGGGGGGTTTTTCATCATGGATAAACAAATATGACACTAAAACTGCCAGCATGTGGTGACATGGATCTTACAGGTTTTAATCGGTGATTCATTGAATCTAATTTATTCTAAAtggttaataaatgaataatccaCTTTATATGGAATAAACTGTATTATGTTATAGTTACATTATAAATGGGTGGTAATTGCGGTATTTTAGATTACCGAAGCGATTGCTTTGAATTTAGGTGTCATTTATGAATGTTTGAAAGCCTGCACAGCCTATTTAATTATCAACCTGCAGAGTGTATGCTAGTCAGACCTCAAAAACAATGCAGGAGTAAATggtaatacataaatacatgtacaGCATAGTTCTATGCAATTTTGTTTCCTGCAACAAAACTTCAAGGAACATTTCATCTTAAAAAGCATCTTAAACTAAGTTGCTCTCAGTCTTTGACATGGATGTAATAAACTTGGAGTGCGTGTAGACTGTACGATGAAGACACCGTATGACTCGTACCATACGGCACAttactttaaaagaatataacATCGCCAGCATGCGCTAGTGGTAAACAAAAGAGCATGATAAATCACACTTGTTTTTTATACGCTGGAAAAAAGTGGAAGCGGCCAGTAAATTGGTCGGCAAACTTGGATCTTACCGGCATCATGCTGTATGGTAGGCTACCTTTGGTCACAAAGCCGTAACAACAGCCATCTTTGAACCTCTTTTAGAAAACATGATcgcagaaatcattttttttactatgcaAAACTTTAGTTTGGAACACCTGAAAATCGTGGGGTTGGTTTAGGGCTTAAGATGCATGATGAAAGGCTGTGACGTTTTGTCAGCGCATATCAAATCAGAAAGGATCGAATCGGAATAGTTGCGTGTCTATGAGTGTTtggttcctgaatgaatcagcatttAGAACAAACCGGCTGAATGAGactcatctaaaatatcttaaactgtgttCTGAGGACAAACTAAGCTTTTaggggtttggaacgacattgATTactgacaacattttcattttgtggtggagtaaccctttaagtatTCCAAAGTTACTTAACAAAATATGTTACGATTAGTTTTTAAACCATGTGTTTTGTAATCTATCCGCTTAATCTATCCAGGCTGACAACATTTGTCAGTTAAATTCATAAGAATTAGGAAAATGCACAATCTGGATCATCTTTGTCTTTAATGCACACGGAACATATTGCGCACACTGTGTAAATACTGCGAAAATAGAGCAAACGATGTGGTACTGTGCAAATCCGTGTGCTGTATGTGAGCCTGTGTCGAGAAATTATGCAAGACGGAAGTACGCATGTGTGCTTAATGTGCTGAAGAGAGCCAGTGGGGGCTGCAAGAAACAGTCCGGAGTGTTTGGACGGGTTTTGAACGGCCTACACACAGCAGAGGTGTACAGAACTCACGCAGAGTCTGACACACACAAcatgactcacacacacacacacacacacatacatacacacctaCTGAAGCCAGAGGAAATGGGGAAAGCAGGcaggaaatgaacaaaaaggTCAGACAAAGAGACAGTAAGACggggagaggaagagaagagtAAAATAGTAGAGAAAGAGGACATGGCTGCCATAGATGAATATAGAGCACTAGACCAGAGTACAGGAGAGGTTCAACAGACACATAAACATAATAGAATGGATCAGTTGTGTGGAAAACTCTTTCCTCAAACATTTTCTCAAAGACAAAGAGAATTGAGATGATACACACTCATTAGACAGTGAATAGATGTAGATTACATTAGTAAATATGCATTGATATACTATATAGTGGTTTATCTGTGTGCTGCTAACAATGATTGAGATATTAAGGTCAAGAATGATTATTACCTGAATGGATTCCTAATTTACAgctcatatatttataataaaattgtaatatttcgtaattaaacaaaaattgaaTTTGGTCAGGCAGAATAAGACATATATGTGCTTTATACATCCAATATgctaaatatgcatgcatgtttctAGCATATTGGATGtgtaaagcacatattaatgcctcattCTGTAGAAAGTAGTTAATAGTGGAAAGCAAAATGACTTAAGCTTAAaggaattgtttttttatattttaaaaatattaaaataaaagttagttgaaaatattaattaataacaataatgtaacACTGTTATAGCtgtagaatagaacagaatactCCAGGATTCCTGAGCTTAGAAAACTATTAGAAGCATACAGTTTTAAGAGCATAGtccattctgtgtgtgtgtgtgtgtgtgttcgtgcgtATGTCTGTACCTTTATtggtgagatgtgtgtgtggggggcGTAACTGTGCATGGAGTCCATGGCAGCCAGGTTCTTATCGCTCATGTGAAGCATCTCAGCACTCTTGCTGTGAGCCAGGTGGGCGGGGCTGTGCTCCAAGGGCGGAGTCTCTTCATCCTGATACCGATATTTCTACAGAGAGAACAGTAGAGAAGGAGTCACATACTCAGAACTACCTCTCCAGCTTTGCATTGTATTTAGTTTGCACAAAAAGTCTTTTAATTTCTacaaatgcagatttatttgGCGCAAGATTCAACATGACACTGAAGAAAGTTCTCAGGGTAAACATTTCTCATCTCTTTCAAGCCCATCTTTCACTTGTCTGCAGCCGCACACTGAAGCAGGGTATAAATGAAAGATCAGAAGACTTTCCACAATCATAGCTCATGGAAGCTATACCAGCtggattaaaacattacaacGTGTTTTAACACTAGTgctcacaaaatataaaacttgtTGACATAACATAAACATGTATGAATATGACACTGGCAGAAAAATCACAATTCTTAATATGTCTCATCTTATAATTAAAAGAATGGTTCACATCAAAATTGTACTTGCTCTCAGGTTAAAGCTGTAGATGGCTTGGTCTCTTCATTAGaactgatttggagaaatgcaacAATGTATCACTTTCTCGCCAACGGCACCATTGTATtaaatgggtgccatcggaTTTAAGAGTCCTGActgaatgtaaaaacacaataatccacaactAATAAACACCACTCCAGGCCATCTCTTAACATGATGTGAAGTCAAAAACTGTGGATTACTTatagattattgtgatgtttttatcagcactttacgctctcattctgacggcacccattcactgcagggtaTCCACTGGTGAACAAAAgatgaaatgcaacatttttccaaatctgttcctaTGAAGAAAACACGCGTTGGACAGTCAGacaataagtacatttacatttttgggtaatGTATccctttagaaaaaaatgtattttaacaccGTCTTCTCATGTGGAGATATGTTGATGTGTGTGCACGTCTGTGTGAAATCCCACAGTTTGAGACGCGTGGAGGGAATATTACTGTACCTATTCATTTTCCGTGTCCATcagtttacactgtaataatgttttcaatCTTATGCTACGTGGCGAATCAgtgtattttgaaattaaaagatgaaaaacagacTGTGCTGTATCGTGAATAAATCACGGCTGAAGGGCGTGAAGCTTCTTTTCCCTTCGTACTTTTCCTTTTCAAGCAGACAGGAATTACATTGCACCCGCTGTCTGGAGGTGCTGCTAAGATGGCCACCAACTGAAGTGACTTGGGGCTTTGTTTAAACCGAGATCAGACAGAAAAAACGCTTCAGTCTAACCAGggttgagaaaagaaaaaggggaGAAGGGAAGTACAGTCAGCAAGATCACATTACAATGAGCCAGCAACAGCACAACGGCTCAGAGAGAATGcaggaacaaaacaaatgtggagAACACAGAATAGAACTTAATTCAACAGTCTGAATTCATGACAAGTGTCGAATCTAAGGAGAAGACCTGATCTTAAACTGATCGGCAAActcatgtttttacattttttagggAATCCACCTACAAATGGTTTACTTAGTTGTCTCTGCATTCAAGCTGAGATAAGAATATAACAGCTTTAACACAAATGATCCGTAATGTCTGTGATGGTCCTGTTGGTTATTCACTGGATTGTCACAAACATTATCCAGTCTGTTCAAACTAAGATAATGTGTACTACACGCCTGACAAAGCCCACCAAACTCTGCAGTTTAtgataaacagcatttatggtAAATTGTCCATAATGACAGTAAAGAGGCGATACAGTATGTGGAAATTAACACCAGTCTTCAAAGAATCTGTGAGGAGATATACAAttagacacacatacagtacagcaGGACAAGTACCCATTACTACACTATCTGCAGCCACAGAATTCCActtcattaaatatttcatttgatgATGCTTTTATGTGTCGATATAGAGTCTACGTTTCTCTGCTAATTTTAAATGACCCGTGAAAGAGCTTGACAAGCACCTTTTTATTCCCTTTACTGATGTACTTCCTGCAGAAACAGGGTTAAAAGGGTTatctttatgcaaataaacctGCTGTATTTTACTAACTTCAAAATATAACTTTAGAACTTAATTAACATCACACTTCATTAATATCACACTCTGATCAGCTGATTTAAGGAACAGAAAGAACTACGCTTATGTAGAGTCCCTGTAAACCACCAATATCAACATGGACTcctgtttctgccactgaataaaatacttaaaaaggtCACTTTTGATCCTTCCATAAAAGCTaaacatgcaaaatgaaaactgaataaaaaagtatactgacatattcaaataaaccaaaaataactCTATAACACAATCAAATCTGCAGTTTTCACACAACAATTAGTAGATTCTGTGCATGTCTAATTATTATCtactatatttacatatactgtATCGCTCACATTCATGGGCCTGTCAAAGAACAAAGCAAAGAGAGACGCAAATGCGCAGAGGAGCTAATACAGTATGCAGTAAGCATTACATATGATTCATAAAGATCGGAGTTATAAGACCAACCCTAAAATGGCTTGCACAAATGTGCTGGCCAACTCCATTAAGCTTTGAAAGACGAAAACCCTGATGCATACTgataacacacacgcacacaccgcTTGCCTATACAGCAAAGCGTACTTAGTCATAGCACACTGCAGTGTTTGACAACTAAAACTTGCTTCATGCTTCATTAGCTTTAACTAGTCGTTCCAACTAGCTAAATCTGTGTAAAATTCGCAATTCATCAGCGAAATGTGTTCACTCAAACACTGTACGCTTTGACTTTTACCAGTGCTGTCATTACCAATACATGTGCAACTGATATGAACTTCCTGCTTCTAATATTACAAACTGCCTCCCACTTCATTCCCGTACGCTCTTCTGTGCCTAAAAGCCTCTAAGGTATTTAAGCTCAACTCCCTCATCGCTGCAGCCTGCCAACAACGTCGGCTTATTACTTTATCACTGTTACAACGAAGACCATCAGTAAAAGCAGAGCTAATGTAAAGGCTGTCTGCAGTCCTGTCCGTGCTCTAATGAGCTTAACAGCTCAGAGGTTCAATAACTCTGCAGCAGAGCCACATaattaatctaaataataattacaatgtaatcAAGATTACAATTAGGGCTCAAAGTCATGTGAAACTGTCAACTTGCAGTGAGTGACAGTTTTAATCACTAAATTGGATGGGGGTGTTGTAATATTGTCTTGCTGCTTGTTTCCTGTGTAATCtattaataattcagaaaaatgCATATAGGTTCACTGCTGTTGAAAAGTTTGGGGCCATGaggattttaaaaagaaaactaattttactttgtaaatataacagaaaaaaaattaaataagtatcATGGTTGTCATGATTATATGAAGCCGcttgtttttaatcaatcaCCTTCATTTATATAGCAATTCATATTGTGTTAAACCACTGATACAATATATGTATTCAGAATTGGCaaaaaaatgcttcttgagccataaatcagcatattaaaatgatgtctGAAGGAACACGTGACACATGATCTGtgattcagctttgcatcacaggaaaaaattttttttacattgcaataataatttacagtacTACTGattttaccgtattttttaaCCAATAAATCACCCCAAACACTTAAACAATAGTGTGCTTGCATAGTTTATCTTTCTTTCACATAACAATGAACCTTTCAAAACTAAAAGCTTGCAGATTTTCAAGAGGATATCAGTTCATATAAATTCATAGTCCACATACTTCAACGGTTTACTCAGAGGTTCTTGGtaaattttacatataattacaaagaaatggtaAATAACACATGGAATCAAATGtgaaattttgaagtagaaaaatgtaaatagtattttcttgtaaactTGTAAACTCTGTTAACAAGTAGGTTTCATAATCAAGGCACAAGACTGCACCAGGTCTGTAGTGTTTCGGAAAAGCTATATCGCTCTTCTCGGGTTGCCTTTGGAAAGAAATCCCACATAAATTATAGCAACACTTCAACATATTTTTCGCACCAGTGATTCTCCAGAGTTCTAGACTTCAGAAAGCCTTCTATCCCGTCCTGAGGCACTGCCTGAGGAGAATCGCTGTGCCTCTGCTGTCGCCTGCTAAAGGTGAGCTCATTGTCTGCACTTCTCTGTGACAGTTCTCTGGTCTGGTCTGTGGGACAGCTTCTCTATTCTGGCTTTCTCTCTGGAGTTCCTAGCTGCATATAAACTCAGGTAGAAGTCCACAGTCATTACTTGCACATGCTTCTGCACTGTCCGTATTAGCCTCTATGTGACAAATACTGctgacaaaaaccaaaaaaaactttgcaatCTTAAAATAACTAATCTTAAAATTGCATCTTAAAATTCTACAATACTTGCATCTTAAAATTCTACGATACATTATTGTGCTACTAAGAGCTTGTGAGTGTAATTAACAGTGCCACAAAAAGTCTGAGGGATATACAgtatctgtttaaaaaaaacttaattggtTGAAGGTGAGTTCCCTACTGTTAATGGAGAAAACGTCTCCAGGTTACGGATGTAACCAAAGGAACAAGACGCCACATCAATGACGCTATGGGGAACGCTTCCAGCATTGTATATGAATAGTATGTGTAATCATTTCAAAGGATGGGCGAGACGTCATGGGAGGATGACGTTATTGGCCAGGAAGCATATAAGCACGTGGAGTGCAGCTGGCTTCAGCTTCTGTCATGAAGCGAGCGCACCatggaaccatggttacatgtGAAACCTaaagacgttcctcttcaggaactcagGCCGCGTCGATGACGCTATGAGGAAAGAGATGCCCGCACCCCCAGACTTGCAAATCCCTGCCTAGTGTGTGTACCTGCACAGAACAGAAGAGCCCGGAGTTTCTCACAAGTCCAATCTGTAGAAATGGACAATTGTATGGAGAGGTAGACCATCCTGAAGCTTTACAGACCATGGCCAACGAGACCCCAGATAACAGGGCCTTGGAGGCCGCCACACCTCGTGACGAGTGCGCTCTAACTCCTAGCCTCAGTGGGAGCCCAGAGGACTCAAAAGCAGTATTGATGGCATCCAGTTTAGCTTCTGCTGGCCAGCTCACAAAAGGGATTGAAAAGCTGGACTACGACCAGCTGTGGCTTGACCTTAGGGACTTTATGACTGTAACCTGctcgcgggcacaggaacgccTTGGCCATGCCAGGCACAAACTCTAAGAATGAAGGGGCTGCTGAGAGGCCTTGAATGTCACCTATTCTCCTCAGAGAACACAGTGCTAGCAACAGTGTGGTTTTTATTATCTGCAGACGATCAGAGATCTCCTCTATGGGCTCAAATGGTGGAGGGCCTCTAACACCACAGCCAGATCCCATGTTGGAACCCAGGATCGTACTAGATAGCTCAACCTCAGCACGCCGCGGAGGAAATGTGTCAGTCACCAGGGGGTCTCTACCAACTGAATGTCCACTGAGGGTGGAGTGGTAGGCCTAGATCGCCGCCACATAAACCTTCAGGGTGGAGTGAGTGACCCCTGTAGAGAGCCTGGCCTgcaggaactccagcactgtaCAGGAAGCATATAAGCACGTGGAGTGCAGCTGGCTTCAGCTTCTGTCATGAAGCAAGCGCACCATGGAACCAAGGCGTTCTCCATAGCATCATTGACACGGCttgagttcctgaagaggaactgtAATACATAATTTGTCGACCTACAATTATATGGTCCTATCTGCATTCTAAACAGTTTTGAGATATTGAGCTACAAAGTTTTTGCATTCCATAGACTTGTGTAGGCTATCGATAGGGAGTatttaaatctcttttaaaaGATTGCTCACTTCGAGCTGTTCACTTTCTATGTGTAAAGGAAGCACATCTTacgatataaaatatttgtcaatGAACTCCGGATCTGCTGAGGAGCAAATTCTTTACCGTGGTCTTGTAGGTCATCCCTCCTTTCAAACCGTGATCAGTTCAATCTGAGTACTGCACTTAATTTCTCCCTATTTATTCGTACTGCACAAAAAGTGGTTCAGTAACCTTAAATGTTCCAGGGAcagataaatacaaatgcagtaTTCTGgctgtctatatatatacagtcttGGGATCAGAAAGCGTAAAAAATCAAAAAGGGCCACAACATTAACACATGTTGTTCAGGGGTGTTTCAAGAAAAATTCTCTCCCCTCATCCAATAAGAAATTCAGCATATATAGTTGTGAACACAACTAGATCGTCAACAGGCACTGTGGGTCAcatgaaactaaaaaaatagctttttggcAGCAAACTCACCAGATGGGTTTAGTACAAACATAGATAAAAGTACCCCATATGCACGGTTAAATATACTACTAGATCTTTATTGTTGTAGCCCTGGACCTGGATCTCGTTCAGGTACATGGCATCATGGATTCtaccaacaaataaaaactgactgccctgtgtttggatcttccatcaagacaataaaaatcaacacaaaaatgggtcactAAGCACAAAATGTGACTTTTGCCATGGCCGCCCCAGTCTTCTGACCTGaaatttagaaaatgaaaaggttttGCCACAGTTAGGTGCCAATAGTTGTGGCCAACATCAACTAGAAAAAGCATTTAGTTCACAATAAAGATGTTTCCCTCACTTTCAATTGTTTTACTTCAATGACAGGTTagaattttgtgaattttttgaatgaaagatcagaaatataaagaacgtagatttattttcacagctgcCTTTGCTCATATTTACCCAAGACGACAATATTAGTATGGGGTACTGAACTTGCAATCTTCACAAACTTTATAATTGTGGGATCACTAAAAAATGAATTGGACACATGTGAAATTGTTACTTTGGCAGCTTTTTACGACAAGACTAgctaatgttttcaaatattcaaagaacaaaaaatacagcaggCAGTGGggtaataaataacaaacaactGAACAGTGGAAACAAAATCATTCGTCGCAGCACCAAGAGTGATACCAAACACTCTCCACACAACTGTCTGGCACAAATctattcccagcatgcatcacaGAGAGTGAGGACTCTGAACATCATTATGCTCTTAGAGAGAAGAAACATAGCTACTGTGTGCAGCAGAGCCATGGCCCACCCACAGTCTGTTCACAGGCCGCCTAATGCAGCATGCACACAGACATAACAAGTACTTTCATTCTGGCAGACTCCAAAGaggctgtttttttatattctcaaaGTTTTAATGTGCATAAACTAAAGTCAAAACGTATGTTCTTTGGTGTAATTGTTCTTCACTCACTTTCTTTAGCTGCTGTTTGAATAACTGAGGAAATGCAAGCATTATATTTAGTGACTGACAATGTTTCTGTTAAAATGTTAGGCTGCTTAGGTTGGAGAAAATCCCTCAACACTAAAATCCActacagtttgtttttatacactGCATACTGTTGTTTAAACTATTTCAGGTAGActtcacataaaaaaagcaatctATGAAAAGCCATTTTACATGTCAGTCAAACTATCTTTTCCTGTCTTAGTAAGCAGTTCCTGGCTAGAATAACCTGCAAAGTGAACCAGAGTTCATGCTGATGATCAAAGTCTATCTGAGATTTAAACATTCAGCCTTCCTCACTTGTCTTTATGAAATCATAACGCTGTGACTCATCTCCAGTCGCTAGTTTCTCGCAAACCCAGGCTACATCTTGCCAACAGACAATTTAACAGTCTAATATTAGCCATGAGAATCAAAAGACTCAGAGAGGGACCAAATACTGAAGTGTAGGGGTGGTTTTACTGAGCTATCCACATGTAATTCCCATAGGAACAGAAAAAGCGAACCGGTTGACACCGCCACCATCAAACCCCCGGAGAACTGGCTTACATTACACATTGCCTGTAATCTAAAAGAAAGAACAACAGATCAGAGGTTCATGAATCACGCACCACCAAATATAACTGATATAACAGTGATTTAAAGATTATCTGACCAGCTTTATAGACAGTATGGATTTCATTACATGATCTCATCATTCTGTTGAGTTATCAGTCTTATGGGAAATCATGAGCCGGATTCACAAAACATTCTTAAGAATAAAATTCTTTTAAGACCTAactataaatttataaatacaaagaataatgaataattcttTATATTCTTAAACGTCCTTATCTCGTTTCAAGAATACTGCATGGTTTTTCAAAAGTTCAAACTGTTAGAAATGGCTGAGGTTTATCGGTAATGACATTTTTCAACAACGTTTTCACTCTTTTCCTATTTTCAACACGCTGAGAGTTGTTCTGAACACTCTGTATCGAAAGCTAGCTCAGTGCCAAGTTCTTTGTTGGGCTCAACCCATGTACATCATACGCTGGCTTCAGAATAAAAATGCACGCATGCACAGATACAGCGTACAACCATGGCTGTTCACTTGCGTTTCTGAAGGCAGTAACGCCACTTGAAATTAAGTGTTCGTGACAGAGAGGAAATTAGGGcgatttgcacattttttttaactgtttgtaAGCAATTCGAATCAAAGATCCAGCTAACATCCAgagacataataaaaaacaaattttggTCCAAGTCCATCTTGTTGGGTCTGAGTCAAATCCTAGTCTGAGTGGGAGAcgtttatgtcttttttttttttatctttcatgTTACGCATGGTTACAACGTTCCGTCTGATGCTGAGACCAGAGACCAAGTATCCAGCCTTTAACATAAATctctgaaaatgacatttttaagacGGTACGCGTGAGAAATGCATCACCACATTACATCCATTACCATACTTCACTGCTGAGCTTTTATGAAATTGATTCCACAGCGACAAGTACTACTCTGGGCTGCATAAAAGTCCTGTGGAACTTTCTTTGGGATCGCAGTGTTCCATCGGGAATTTGGAAATgctgcaaagtttaaaaaaaactgacttctACGGATGGGTATGCCACTGAGGTGCACACTGAAGATAATGGTGGGTGCATCTTAAAAGGTTTCTctgacaataaaacaaatgggATTGTGCCACTCGTAACTCTGTCGTTCCACTGTATAATAGCTGTGAACcatcattttgatttctttgtCAGTTCAATTTCTTTGTCAGCAAGCTTTTTATACTAACAGGGTGTATAAATGGCCTTTCTAACTGTTGCCTGCTGTGTGGAATCTGAACACCGGCAGACGGAGAGATAGACAGGCAGTGAGAAATTAATCCaacatcatttattattcatggaGACTCTTTGTGAAAACCTGAttctgctttctctttctcaatgtgcgtgtgtgtgtgtgtgtgtgtgtgtgtgtgtgtgtgtgtgtgtgtgtgtgtagagggcACGTATGTCCTAAATGAGAGTAGTGATCAGGGATCATTTTATCACAATGCATCCAGTATTGACTACACAGGttaataaaaagacagaaaatgaaacaaatacagaaggaaaaaataacaaaaacgaGAGCGAAGGACTAAACATCAGTTTAGAATCGTACCATTTTCTGTGAGGGAACTGGTATAACGTTAAGGCTCGGAGGAATTTTTCTCCCAGTTTTATCAAGATTATTGCCTTGTGAAAATCCCCAGCCGCATGCGTCCTTACGAAGGAAGGCTAATCGCTCAGAACAGTAATGGCATATCTCGCCTCAGCGTGATTTGAGGTATCATTCATGTCAGCAGCACAAACAGAGCAGCACACGTTCTGCATCAAAGTTTAATGCTTAAGGTTAGTGGATTTGAAAAATCACCGAGGCTAAGAATAAGCCTTATCAGCCAGGAGTAATGATGGAGTAGAGAGAGTGAAAAACGGTAAAAGGGAGAAAGTCGTTACTATACAATGTAACACAATTTGTTACCTTTCGGCACACACGAGTAGGTCAAA contains:
- the LOC122335061 gene encoding discs large homolog 1-like protein; the protein is MGVDVMSPPLRNLKCFSPVMCQCKLICSNRTLSLMFGCKKYRYQDEETPPLEHSPAHLAHSKSAEMLHMSDKNLAAMDSMHSYAPHTHISPIK